The Pecten maximus chromosome 12, xPecMax1.1, whole genome shotgun sequence genome includes a region encoding these proteins:
- the LOC117339850 gene encoding protein MIS12 homolog isoform X1 — protein sequence MRDIHTHIFIRISFSDSRITLRTTCNGAMMSSNTTTCVSTEEEERMFEYETQHLGFTPKAFCNGVYNAALEYIQKAIQEMETYLSEEYSTVMTPTQIKEACEVILSTMVSKLDKNFDIIETYLTKNVLTIPDNVLLPEDKAQAGETYSAEQEDVLDTEIQDLKDKILALKYANSKLKQEMNLIDIVQARFDQAQKQLQRLDDINSDSGVSDMKDCLMFTSQKVLELVSKVKAMQVKDKSSTMETDPRDRHTHKSSTMETDKRD from the exons ATGAGAGATATCCACACACATATTTTTATCCGGATTTCCTTTTCGGATTCCCGGATAACTTTACGAACGACGTGTAATGGCG CCATGATGTCTTCCAACACAACAACCTGCGTTTCAACAGAGGAAGAGGAACGGATGTTTGAATATGAGACACAGCATCTGGGCTTCACTCCAAAGGCTTTCTGCAATGGAG TATACAATGCAGCACTTGAATACATCCAGAAAGCTATCCAAGAAATGGAGACTTACCTGTCGGAGGAG tacagtacagtaatgaCACCGACACAAATCAAAGAAGCTTGTGAAGTGATTCTATCTACCATGGTCAGTAAGTTGGACAAGAACTTCGACATAATAGAG ACCTATTTGACAAAGAATGTGCTGACCATACCAGATAATGTGTTGCTCCCTGAGGATAAGGCCCAAGCAGGAGAGACCTACTCGGCAGAACAGGAGGACGTCCTTGACACAGAGATACAGGATCTTAAGGACAAGATTCTGGCG ttgaagtatGCTAACAGTAAACTGAAGCAGGAGATGAACTTGATAGATATTGTCCAGGCCCGCTTTGACCAGGCACAAAAACAGCTCCAAAGACTGGACGACATCAACTCAGACTCTGGAG TTTCAGATATGAAGGACTGTCTAATGTTTACATCACAGAAGGTGTTAGAATTAGTGTCCAAAGTAAAAGCCATGCAGGTCAAGGACAAGTCCAGTACCATGGAAACAGACCCAAGAGACAGACACACCCACAA ATCCAGTACCATGGAAACAGACAAGAGAGATTGA
- the LOC117339435 gene encoding pyridine nucleotide-disulfide oxidoreductase domain-containing protein 2-like → MAFRGKLNVIYGTIYNSAIRNWRQPNCKYSTTCTVKSKSDLKSKYDVIIVGAGHNGLVSAAYLQEAGLSVCVLERRHIIGGAAVTEEIIPGFKFSRASYVLSLLRPKIVQDLELKKYGLEVYLRDPSSYTPLLKPGGRDGKARSLLLHRDSKKTAESIAQFSQKDAKNWFEYEKQLEHIVSAIEPLMDTAPVHLPSVMANNIRDQLKSLPAIFTLLKSFKSLGKETDAFYELMTAPTTKILDKWFESEPLKATLATDSVIGAMISPKTPGSGYVLLHHVMGELEGVKGAWGIVKGGMGAVSQSIANCAVDRGASIFTEAPVQEILTSDNSVKGVLLQDGTAIEAKAVLSNATPKVTYLDLLPEGNLPEDLMTEIRNFDYTSPVTKINVALKELPNFVADPNIRKNEVMPHHRATIHLNCEHSDLIHDGFLDAQAGRFSSKPMIEMVIPTSLDPTMAPPGCHVCLLFTQYTPYHLADGQEWDDHNRNKYADTVFDDIERYAPGFKASVVGRDILTPPDLEKTFNLTGGNIFHGTMGLDQLYMSRPTTRLSNYTSPVRGLYLCGSGAHPGGGVMGSAGRLAAMATLSHFKKKYVKQNSKK, encoded by the exons ATGGCGTTTAGAGGGAAGTTAAATGTGATATATGGTACAATATATAACAGTGCAATTCGGAATTGGCGTCAGCCAAACTGCAAATACAGCACAACGTGCACCGTTAAAAGTAAAAGTGACCTGAAATCGAAATATGATGTCATTATAGTTGGAGCAG GACATAATGGATTGGTGTCA GCAGCCTACCTACAGGAGGCAGGACTCAGTGTGTGTGTTTTAGAGAGGAGACATATTATAGGGGGCGCCGCTGTGACGGAAGAGATAATTCCTG gttTCAAATTTTCTCGGGCATCATATGTCTTAAGTCTACTGAGACCAAAGATAGTACAAGATCTGGAACTTAAG AAGTATGGACTGGAGGTATATCTTCGCGACCCCAGCTCATACACACCCCTCCTGAAACCTGGGGGCAGGGACGGAAAAGCAAGGTCCCTCCTTCTTCACAGGGACAGCAAAAAGACAGCTGAGTCTATTGCGCAGTTCTCTCAGAAAGATGCAAag AATTGGTTTGAATATGAGAAACAACTAGAACACATCGTGTCAGCTATTGAGCCCCTGATGGACACTGCCCCAGTCCACTTACCAAGTGTCATGGCAAACAATATTCGAGATCAACTCAAAAGTCTGCCTGCCATATTTACCCTTCTCAAGTCTT TCAAATCCCTGGGAAAGGAGACTGATGCCTTTTACGAACTGATGACTGCACCAACTACAAAG ATTCTGGACAAATGGTTTGAGTCTGAGCCTTTGAAGGCAACACTAGCCACAGACTCGGTCATCGGAGCTATGATCAGTCCAAAGACACCGGGCAGTGG GTATGTGCTTCTGCACCATGTGATGGGGGAGTTGGAGGGCGTAAAGGGGGCGTGGGGAATTGTCAAAGGGGGCATGGGGGCAGTGTCCCAATCAATCGCTAACTGTGCTGTGGATAGAGGGGCCAGCATCTTCACTGAGGCG CCCGTTCAGGAAATTCTGACCAGTGACAATTCTGTAAAGGGAGTGCTCTTACAAGATGGAACAGCCATTGAAGCCAAGGCTGTTCTATCAAATGCTACACCAAAAGTGACTTATCTAGATCTGTTACCAGAG GGTAATCTCCCTGAGGATTTGATGACGGAGATCAGGAACTTTGATTACACATCACCTGTGACAAAGATCAATGTTGCCTTAAAAGAACTACCAAACTTTGTGGCAGATCCCAATATTAGAAAAAATGAAGTCATGCCACATCATCGAGCAACCATTCATCTCAACTGCGAGCATTCTGATCTTATCCATGATGGCTTTTTGGATGCTCAGGCAGGCAGGTTTTCTAGCAA GCCTATGATTGAGATGGTGATTCCCACAAGTCTTGACCCTACCATGGCGCCCCCTGGCTGCCATGTTTGCCTCTTGTTTACACAGTACACCCCTTACCATTTGGCCGACGGTCAGGAGTGGGATGACCATAACAGGAACAAATATGCAGATACTG TCTTTGATGATATAGAAAGGTATGCACCAGGGTTCAAGGCCAGTGTTGTGGGACGGGACATCCTCACTCCACCAGATCTCGAGAAAACATTCAACCTAACTGGAGGA AATATCTTCCATGGAACAATGGGTTTAGATCAACTGTACATGTCCCGTCCAACCACCAGACTCAGCAACTACACATCtcctgtgaggggcctttatCTGTGTGGAAGTGGAGCACATCCAG GTGGCGGTGTTATGGGATCAGCTGGAAGGTTGGCTGCCATGGCAACTTTGTCCCATTTCAAAAAAAAGTATGTCAAGCAGAACTCTAAAAAGTAG
- the LOC117339850 gene encoding protein MIS12 homolog isoform X2 yields MMSSNTTTCVSTEEEERMFEYETQHLGFTPKAFCNGVYNAALEYIQKAIQEMETYLSEEYSTVMTPTQIKEACEVILSTMVSKLDKNFDIIETYLTKNVLTIPDNVLLPEDKAQAGETYSAEQEDVLDTEIQDLKDKILALKYANSKLKQEMNLIDIVQARFDQAQKQLQRLDDINSDSGVSDMKDCLMFTSQKVLELVSKVKAMQVKDKSSTMETDPRDRHTHKSSTMETDKRD; encoded by the exons ATGATGTCTTCCAACACAACAACCTGCGTTTCAACAGAGGAAGAGGAACGGATGTTTGAATATGAGACACAGCATCTGGGCTTCACTCCAAAGGCTTTCTGCAATGGAG TATACAATGCAGCACTTGAATACATCCAGAAAGCTATCCAAGAAATGGAGACTTACCTGTCGGAGGAG tacagtacagtaatgaCACCGACACAAATCAAAGAAGCTTGTGAAGTGATTCTATCTACCATGGTCAGTAAGTTGGACAAGAACTTCGACATAATAGAG ACCTATTTGACAAAGAATGTGCTGACCATACCAGATAATGTGTTGCTCCCTGAGGATAAGGCCCAAGCAGGAGAGACCTACTCGGCAGAACAGGAGGACGTCCTTGACACAGAGATACAGGATCTTAAGGACAAGATTCTGGCG ttgaagtatGCTAACAGTAAACTGAAGCAGGAGATGAACTTGATAGATATTGTCCAGGCCCGCTTTGACCAGGCACAAAAACAGCTCCAAAGACTGGACGACATCAACTCAGACTCTGGAG TTTCAGATATGAAGGACTGTCTAATGTTTACATCACAGAAGGTGTTAGAATTAGTGTCCAAAGTAAAAGCCATGCAGGTCAAGGACAAGTCCAGTACCATGGAAACAGACCCAAGAGACAGACACACCCACAAATCCAGTACCATGGAAACAGACAAGAGAGACTGA